In Candidatus Synechococcus calcipolaris G9, a genomic segment contains:
- the recA gene encoding recombinase RecA, producing MTETTLSPDKRKALDLAVSQIERNYGKGSIMRLGDATRMKVETTSTGSLTLDLALGGGLPKGRVVEIYGPESSGKTTLALHALAEIQKAGGVAAFVDAEHALDPTYAAALGVDIENLLVAQPDTGEVGLEIVDQLVRSTAVDIVVVDSVAALVPRAEIEGDMGDSHMGLQARLMSQALRKITGNIGKTGCTVVFLNQLRQKIGVSYGNPETTTGGTALKFYASVRLDIRRVQTLKKGTEEFGIRAKVKVAKNKVAPPFRIAEFDIIFGRGISRLGCILDMAEETKIISRRGAWYSYNNENIGQGRDNTIKFLEESPDLAATIEQQVRQKLEQGASVSANSVAHPQDEPPEDES from the coding sequence ATGACGGAAACGACTCTTTCCCCCGACAAGCGTAAAGCTCTAGATTTGGCCGTTAGCCAGATTGAGCGAAACTACGGCAAGGGCAGCATCATGCGCCTAGGGGACGCCACTCGCATGAAAGTGGAAACGACGTCTACCGGATCCTTAACTCTGGATCTGGCCCTTGGCGGCGGCTTACCCAAAGGTCGGGTGGTCGAAATTTATGGCCCAGAAAGTTCCGGGAAAACAACCCTGGCCCTCCATGCCCTAGCGGAAATTCAAAAAGCGGGAGGCGTTGCTGCTTTCGTAGATGCGGAACATGCCCTCGACCCCACCTATGCAGCGGCCCTGGGTGTAGATATTGAAAACCTGCTAGTGGCCCAACCCGATACCGGCGAAGTGGGCCTAGAAATTGTCGATCAGTTAGTGCGATCCACCGCCGTTGATATTGTGGTGGTGGACTCCGTGGCTGCCCTTGTCCCCAGGGCCGAAATTGAAGGTGATATGGGGGATAGCCACATGGGTCTCCAGGCCCGACTCATGAGCCAAGCCCTGCGGAAAATCACCGGGAATATTGGTAAAACGGGCTGCACCGTGGTTTTCTTGAACCAGTTACGGCAAAAAATTGGTGTCAGTTATGGCAATCCGGAAACAACGACGGGGGGTACTGCCCTCAAGTTCTATGCCTCCGTTCGTCTAGATATTCGCCGAGTCCAAACACTTAAAAAAGGTACGGAAGAGTTCGGGATCCGTGCCAAGGTGAAAGTGGCCAAGAATAAAGTTGCCCCCCCCTTCCGCATTGCTGAGTTTGACATTATTTTTGGTCGTGGTATTTCCCGCCTCGGCTGTATCCTTGATATGGCCGAAGAAACCAAAATTATTAGCCGCCGCGGTGCCTGGTATAGCTACAACAATGAAAACATTGGCCAAGGCCGCGATAACACCATCAAATTCCTGGAAGAATCCCCAGACCTAGCGGCCACTATTGAACAGCAAGTCCGCCAAAAACTGGAGCAGGGAGCTAGCGTATCGGCTAACTCCGTCGCCCATCCCCAGGATGAACCTCCTGAGGATGAGTCATAA